A window from Malacoplasma iowae encodes these proteins:
- the yidC gene encoding membrane protein insertase YidC, translated as MSERNTNLYSFVASPFWNQQNDPNKAKKDLTKKIFKQIFKWTKLLIYMFLFLMGLWGCFQTSFESETRTQTIIGQGLEFGYNFGTTGDFRYDLSANGDAQYYTFSIQNWGFMYGPFFALFVYPGAALVLEIMYPLRDAWGGLNTLLAIFVLLFLIRTITLLISIRSTIQSERMSEIQGKIAEINAKYKDVRDTQGKQKKHMEMNELYKKYNIKPFAMFEQVFVTLPIFLIVYRVVTILRPIKSTSLFTIWYLGNTPLNEILQNLSNGGWVYIFFLLIVIPAQVISQKIPQWLAKKRSTNAVPLSESAKKQAKKTKTIQTIMMVVLIFVVVSSPSGVGLYWFLSSLFTILQAFIIHKLIMAKRKKGTTLEDKLRSLGIY; from the coding sequence ATGTCTGAAAGAAATACAAATCTTTATAGTTTTGTAGCTTCTCCTTTTTGAAATCAACAAAACGATCCAAATAAAGCAAAAAAAGATTTAACAAAAAAAATATTTAAACAAATATTCAAATGAACTAAACTTCTTATTTATATGTTTTTATTCCTTATGGGTTTATGAGGATGTTTTCAAACAAGTTTTGAATCAGAAACAAGAACACAAACAATAATTGGACAAGGTTTAGAATTTGGATATAACTTTGGTACTACAGGTGACTTTAGATATGACTTATCAGCTAATGGAGATGCCCAGTACTACACCTTCTCAATTCAAAATTGAGGATTTATGTATGGACCATTCTTTGCTTTATTTGTCTATCCTGGTGCTGCACTAGTTTTAGAAATTATGTATCCACTTAGAGACGCATGAGGTGGTTTAAATACATTACTTGCTATATTTGTTTTATTATTCCTTATTAGAACTATTACCTTATTAATTTCTATACGTTCTACAATCCAATCTGAAAGAATGTCAGAGATCCAAGGTAAAATAGCTGAAATAAATGCTAAATATAAAGATGTCCGAGATACCCAGGGTAAACAAAAGAAACATATGGAAATGAATGAGTTGTATAAAAAATACAACATAAAACCATTTGCTATGTTTGAACAAGTGTTTGTTACACTTCCAATTTTCTTGATTGTATATAGAGTTGTTACAATCTTAAGACCAATTAAATCTACAAGTTTATTTACAATATGATATCTAGGTAATACTCCATTAAATGAGATATTACAAAACTTATCTAATGGTGGTTGAGTTTATATCTTCTTCTTGTTGATAGTAATTCCAGCACAAGTTATATCTCAAAAAATTCCACAATGATTAGCTAAGAAAAGAAGTACAAATGCTGTTCCATTAAGTGAATCAGCTAAAAAACAAGCTAAGAAAACAAAAACTATACAAACAATAATGATGGTTGTATTAATATTTGTAGTTGTTTCATCTCCATCAGGTGTTGGTTTATATTGATTCTTATCTTCATTATTTACTATTCTACAAGCATTTATAATTCATAAATTAATTATGGCTAAACGTAAAAAAGGAACAACTCTTGAAGAC
- the rpmH gene encoding 50S ribosomal protein L34 translates to MKRTLQRNKRRRAKTHGFLSRSKTSEGRDVIRRRRQKGRHSLTVSDQTI, encoded by the coding sequence ATGAAGAGAACATTACAAAGAAATAAACGTAGAAGAGCTAAAACACATGGATTCTTATCTAGAAGTAAAACTTCTGAAGGAAGAGATGTTATTAGAAGAAGAAGACAAAAAGGAAGACACAGTTTAACTGTTTCTGATCAAACAATTTAG
- the rnpA gene encoding ribonuclease P protein component: MKSKYMLKSRKDFDNLFAKKSLFYSSFYIVYFANNKLDHSRLSVAINKKVQKLAVQRNKAKRQIKNILYNENFLNLKKDVLVVVKPDFFKASFESKKIVLNKLIDKIKNNKR; encoded by the coding sequence ATGAAGAGTAAATATATGTTAAAGTCACGAAAAGATTTTGATAATCTTTTCGCTAAAAAATCATTATTTTATTCTTCTTTTTATATCGTCTATTTTGCTAATAATAAATTAGATCATTCAAGACTTAGTGTAGCTATAAATAAAAAAGTACAAAAACTTGCTGTTCAAAGAAACAAAGCAAAAAGACAAATAAAGAACATACTATATAATGAAAATTTTTTGAATTTAAAAAAAGATGTATTAGTAGTTGTAAAACCTGATTTTTTTAAAGCAAGTTTTGAAAGTAAAAAAATAGTTCTTAATAAATTAATTGATAAAATTAAGAACAATAAAAGGTAA